From a single Aquarana catesbeiana isolate 2022-GZ linkage group LG09, ASM4218655v1, whole genome shotgun sequence genomic region:
- the DOLK gene encoding dolichol kinase, translating into MVNKLLVAESLVVFCIVLSIHSVVWDRFSWCTLALAVQAFYVQHKWDRLLQSGGAVFQFRSSANSGLLPASMIIPLLGIVMRERCKASGNVYFERFSVVVSATGMALAYFLSIIALGITKPVPKNTCIVSGATCCAVLYTMKNSLAVSEIIEVLEVLLIFVYLSMIILYLLPRCFTPGEALIVLGGLSFVLNQLIKRSLNAVGGKGDPVDYLLLVTLVALVLLGIIFSALFFFMDSTTWTSALFFYMMTAVLGLGVFVPWLQYLIKRHPLFWLVEFLVQSKTRLYLLLFWTCLVLVACGIVLFQNSKRSKPQVSTITRKYFHFLAVVVYVPGVMYDRSLLYVAAVVCLAVFVLLEYVRFFHIKPLGQTLRTLLTLFLDERDSGPLILSHIYLLLGMSLPVWLFPRLCATSLSGPSTLLPYCGILAVGVGDTIASVCGSSMGEIKWPGTKKTFEGTVMSIFAQIIAVALILIFDSSVNINTGYVWLVGSITLVSLLEGFTTQIDNLILPLYLHIMFMV; encoded by the coding sequence ATGGTGAATAAACTTCTGGTGGCGGAGTCCCTTGTGGTCTTTTGCATTGTCCTCAGTATTCATTCTGTAGTGTGGGATCGCTTTTCCTGGTGTACCCTGGCCTTGGCTGTGCAAGCTTTTTATGTGCAGCATAAATGGGATCGATTGCTGCAGTCCGGTGGAGCAGTGTTCCAGTTTCGATCTTCTGCCAACAGTGGACTCCTCCCAGCCAGTATGATAATCCCTTTGCTGGGCATTGTGATGAGGGAGAGGTGTAAGGCTTCGGGCAATGTTTACTTTGAAAGGTTCAGCGTAGTCGTATCAGCTACCGGGATGGCCTTGGCCTATTTTCTGTCCATAATTGCTCTGGGTATTACCAAACCTGTGCCGAAAAACACCTGCATAGTGTCCGGAGCCACCTGTTGTGCGGTACTGTATACTATGAAGAATTCTCTGGCCGTGTCAGAAATTATCGAAGTTCTGGAGGTGCTCCTCATCTTCGTGTATCTCAGCATGATTATCCTTTACTTGCTGCCACGGTGCTTCACTCCTGGGGAGGCCCTCATTGTCCTCGGTGGACTCAGCTTTGTCCTTAACCAGCTTATCAAGCGCTCCTTGAATGCCGTGGGTGGAAAGGGAGATCCCGTTGATTACCTCCTGCTAGTGACTTTGGTGGCTTTGGTCCTGCTGGGCATTATTTTCTCAGCCTTGTTCTTTTTCATGGACTCCACCACGTGGACCTCcgctttatttttctacatgatgACCGCCGTTTTAGGTCTGGGGGTCTTTGTACCCTGGCTGCAGTACCTCATCAAGAGACATCCACTCTTCTGGCTGGTGGAGTTTCTGGTTCAGAGCAAAACACGACTGTATCTCCTCCTTTTCTGGACATGCCTTGTTCTTGTTGCTTGCGGGATTGTTCTATTTCAAAATTCGAAGAGATCCAAGCCGCAAGTATCCACCATAACCCGCAAGTACTTTCACTTTCTTGCAGTGGTTGTATACGTTCCTGGAGTCATGTACGATCGTTCTTTGCTCTATGTGGCTGCAGTGGTATGTTTGGCTGTTTTTGTGCTATTGGAATACGTTCGCTTCTTCCACATCAAGCCACTTGGACAGACCTTACGGACTCTTCTGACGCTGTTCCTAGATGAGCGGGATAGCGGTCCACTGATTCTGTCACACATTTACCTTctgttggggatgtctctaccggtTTGGCTCTTTCCAAGACTCTGCGCAACATCTCTTTCTGGCCCCTCCACCTTGTTGCCCTATTGTGGCATTCTGGCCGTGGGAGTTGGTGACACTATAGCTTCTGTCTGTGGCAGCTCAATGGGGGAAATTAAATGGCCTGGCACGAAGAAGACATTTGAGGGCACCGTCATGTCCATCTTCGCCCAGATTATTGCAGTGGCCCTTATCCTTATATTCGATAGCAGTGTGAACATTAACACTGGCTATGTCTGGTTAGTGGGGTCCATCACATTGGTGTCACTGCTAGAAGGTTTTACTACCCAAATAGACAACTTGATTCTGCCGCTTTACCTGCACATCATGTTTATGGTCTGA